One genomic segment of Streptomyces caniferus includes these proteins:
- a CDS encoding ABC transporter permease — MSHTDAPPLGPAGPPAKSAGDERLLHRSLARRLMGRPELGSVVGAAAVFVFFSIVAEPFLRASSLSTVLYASSTIGIMAVPVALLMIGGEFDLSAGVMVVSSALISSMFSYQMTADTWVGVGVSLLVTLAIGAFNGLLLTRTKLPSFIITLGTFFMLTGLNLGFTKLIDGTVSTKSIADMEGFESARKVFASHLTIGSVDIQITILWWLVLVAVATWVLLRTRVGNWIFAVGGNADAARAVGVPVTKTKIGLYMGVAFAAWVSGQHLLFSYDAIQSGDGVGNEFLYIIAAAVGGCLMTGGFGSAIGAAVGAFIFGMASKGIVYAQWNPDWYKFFLGAMLLLATLLNAWVRKRAEEKA, encoded by the coding sequence ATGAGCCACACCGACGCACCGCCGCTGGGGCCCGCGGGGCCGCCCGCCAAGAGCGCCGGCGACGAACGGCTGCTGCACCGCTCCCTGGCGCGCCGGCTGATGGGCCGTCCCGAACTGGGCTCGGTCGTCGGCGCCGCCGCGGTCTTCGTGTTCTTCTCGATCGTCGCCGAACCGTTCCTGCGGGCCTCCAGCCTCTCCACCGTGCTCTATGCGTCCTCGACGATCGGGATCATGGCCGTGCCGGTGGCGCTGCTGATGATCGGCGGGGAGTTCGACCTCTCGGCCGGCGTGATGGTCGTCAGTTCGGCGCTGATCTCCTCGATGTTCAGCTACCAGATGACGGCCGACACCTGGGTGGGCGTCGGGGTGTCCCTACTGGTCACCCTGGCCATCGGGGCCTTCAACGGCCTGCTGCTGACCCGTACTAAACTGCCCAGCTTCATCATCACGCTCGGCACCTTCTTCATGCTGACCGGCCTCAACCTCGGCTTCACCAAGCTGATCGACGGCACCGTCTCGACGAAGTCCATCGCCGACATGGAGGGCTTCGAGTCGGCCCGGAAGGTCTTCGCCTCGCACCTCACCATCGGCAGCGTCGACATCCAGATCACCATCCTGTGGTGGCTCGTGCTGGTCGCCGTCGCCACCTGGGTCCTGCTGCGCACCCGCGTCGGCAACTGGATCTTCGCGGTCGGCGGCAACGCCGACGCCGCACGGGCGGTGGGCGTCCCGGTCACCAAGACCAAGATCGGCCTCTATATGGGCGTCGCCTTCGCCGCCTGGGTCTCCGGCCAGCACCTGCTGTTCTCGTACGACGCGATCCAGTCCGGCGACGGTGTGGGCAACGAATTCCTGTACATCATCGCCGCGGCGGTCGGCGGCTGTCTGATGACCGGCGGCTTCGGCTCGGCGATCGGCGCGGCCGTCGGCGCCTTCATCTTCGGCATGGCCAGCAAGGGCATCGTCTACGCGCAGTGGAATCCGGACTGGTACAAGTTCTTCCTCGGCGCGATGCTGCTGCTCGCCACACTCCTGAACGCATGGGTCCGCAAGCGGGCGGAGGAAAAGGCATGA